The following coding sequences lie in one Marinobacter sp. ANT_B65 genomic window:
- a CDS encoding sodium-dependent transporter, whose amino-acid sequence MTQFNPAPESDSGVSRGLWSSRFAFILAATGSAVGLGNIWKFPYVTGENGGGAFVLVYLLCIAIIGVPIMMAEVFVGRSGRHNPITSMRLVAVRNLSSPAWRISAIIGMIAAFAILSFYSVIGGWAASYIGHAAMGDFTGGTADSIGELFSALLASPEQLLAWHTLFMALVILVVSRGLKGGLERAVTILMPALFVLLIIAVGYATTTGHFGEAVSFLFTPDFGALTINGVLIALGHAFFTLSLGMAIMMAYGSYLGSDVAIGRTAVSIALMDTVVALLAGLAIFPVVFANGLEASAGPGLIFQTLPLAFGNMPMGSLFGALFFILLLFAAWTSGISLLEPVVEWVEENSGMGRSGSAIVVGVLCWLLGVASILSLNVWSDVTPLAMFERFEGKTIFDLLDFFTANILLPLSGLLTAIFVGWFVAKESLKADLDLSDGAFALWLTLLRFATPVAVVIVFIYNLLA is encoded by the coding sequence ATGACTCAGTTCAATCCGGCCCCGGAGAGTGACTCCGGGGTGTCTCGCGGCCTTTGGTCTTCCCGTTTTGCCTTTATTCTCGCAGCCACAGGCTCGGCCGTTGGGCTCGGCAACATATGGAAGTTTCCTTATGTGACAGGTGAGAACGGGGGCGGAGCATTCGTTCTGGTTTACCTCCTGTGTATCGCCATTATTGGTGTGCCCATCATGATGGCGGAAGTATTTGTTGGTCGCAGTGGTCGTCATAACCCGATTACCAGCATGCGCCTGGTTGCTGTGCGTAACCTCAGCTCACCAGCATGGCGTATTTCTGCGATTATTGGCATGATCGCGGCTTTTGCAATTCTGTCCTTCTACTCTGTTATTGGTGGCTGGGCTGCTTCTTATATTGGCCATGCGGCTATGGGTGACTTCACCGGGGGTACTGCTGACTCTATAGGTGAACTGTTCAGCGCCCTTCTGGCCAGCCCTGAGCAACTTCTTGCCTGGCACACGTTGTTTATGGCACTGGTCATTCTGGTTGTATCCCGCGGTCTGAAAGGTGGTCTGGAGCGCGCAGTCACTATTCTGATGCCGGCGCTTTTCGTACTGCTTATTATTGCGGTGGGTTATGCCACAACTACGGGGCATTTTGGTGAGGCTGTGAGTTTCCTGTTTACCCCTGACTTTGGTGCGCTGACCATCAATGGTGTGCTGATTGCACTGGGTCATGCCTTTTTTACCCTCAGTCTGGGCATGGCCATCATGATGGCCTACGGTTCTTATCTGGGGAGTGATGTGGCTATAGGGCGCACTGCGGTCAGTATTGCACTGATGGACACAGTGGTTGCTCTCCTTGCTGGCCTGGCCATTTTCCCGGTGGTCTTTGCCAACGGACTTGAGGCCAGTGCCGGCCCTGGTCTTATCTTCCAGACTCTGCCTCTGGCGTTTGGCAACATGCCCATGGGCAGCCTGTTTGGAGCCCTGTTCTTTATCCTGCTGCTGTTTGCGGCCTGGACTTCCGGCATTTCTCTGCTGGAGCCGGTTGTTGAGTGGGTAGAGGAAAATTCAGGTATGGGGCGTTCAGGCAGTGCCATTGTCGTCGGCGTACTCTGCTGGTTGCTGGGTGTTGCGTCTATTCTGTCACTGAACGTGTGGTCTGATGTTACGCCATTGGCGATGTTCGAGCGTTTTGAAGGGAAAACCATTTTTGATTTGCTCGACTTCTTTACCGCCAACATTCTGCTCCCCTTGTCAGGGTTGCTGACGGCCATTTTTGTGGGCTGGTTTGTAGCGAAGGAATCACTGAAAGCCGATCTGGACCTGAGCGATGGTGCATTCGCGTTGTGGCTTACTTTGTTGCGCTTCGCGACTCCAGTAGCGGTAGTGATTGTGTTTATTTATAACCTGCTGGCTTAA
- the msrB gene encoding peptide-methionine (R)-S-oxide reductase MsrB — MNRKTFAMVAALFIAATSAFYAAVASAEKTGVSASEYAPSDPGLKVATFAGGCFWCVEAGYEKIPGVVEAVSGYAGGDETSPTYKQVASGSTGHTEAVQVYYDPKEITYEGLLQGLWRIMNPTDANGQFVDRGRQYRPAIFYHNDEQKRLAEVAKKELQASGLYEKPVTIEVTPFKTFYAAEKYHQDYYKKNPVRYKFYTHNSGRYQFIEKVYGENYELDFSQFKPDGMTSDAMETGSGDGHAGVSGFDPETFVKPGSETLKQQLTSTQYEVSQNDGTERAFSNPYWDNKRPGIYVDIVSGEPLFSSRDKYKSGTGWPSFTRPLSADMVVEKDDSSFFMTRTEIRSRYADSHLGHLFNDGPAPTGLRYCMNSAAMKFIALEDMAEAGYGDWIAEVEASE; from the coding sequence ATGAACCGAAAAACATTTGCTATGGTCGCCGCGCTGTTTATTGCGGCTACCAGTGCCTTCTATGCCGCTGTTGCCTCGGCTGAGAAGACCGGGGTCAGTGCCAGTGAGTATGCGCCATCAGATCCTGGCCTTAAGGTTGCGACCTTTGCTGGCGGCTGTTTCTGGTGTGTTGAAGCTGGGTACGAGAAGATCCCCGGCGTGGTAGAAGCCGTTTCCGGCTATGCCGGAGGAGATGAAACCAGCCCCACCTATAAGCAGGTGGCTTCCGGCAGCACCGGACACACAGAAGCTGTACAGGTTTACTACGACCCGAAAGAGATTACTTATGAAGGCTTGCTGCAGGGCCTTTGGAGAATAATGAACCCGACAGATGCCAACGGCCAGTTTGTTGACCGTGGCAGGCAATATCGCCCGGCGATTTTCTACCATAATGACGAGCAGAAGCGTCTGGCAGAAGTGGCGAAAAAAGAGCTGCAGGCCTCAGGTCTTTATGAGAAGCCGGTAACCATCGAGGTCACCCCCTTCAAGACCTTTTATGCCGCAGAGAAGTACCACCAGGATTACTACAAAAAGAATCCTGTACGCTACAAGTTTTACACCCATAACTCTGGCCGTTACCAGTTCATCGAGAAGGTTTATGGTGAGAACTATGAGCTTGATTTCAGCCAGTTCAAGCCAGATGGCATGACTTCGGATGCTATGGAAACAGGTTCCGGAGATGGCCATGCGGGCGTCAGCGGATTTGATCCGGAAACCTTCGTCAAGCCGGGATCAGAAACCCTGAAACAGCAACTGACCAGCACCCAGTATGAGGTAAGCCAGAACGACGGCACCGAACGGGCCTTCAGCAACCCGTACTGGGATAACAAGCGCCCCGGAATTTACGTGGATATTGTTTCAGGCGAACCGCTGTTCTCCTCACGGGACAAGTATAAATCCGGTACCGGCTGGCCCAGTTTTACCCGCCCGTTGAGCGCGGACATGGTTGTGGAGAAAGACGATAGCAGTTTTTTCATGACACGCACTGAAATACGCAGTCGTTATGCCGATTCACACCTGGGGCACCTGTTCAACGATGGCCCGGCACCTACTGGTTTGCGTTACTGCATGAACTCAGCGGCCATGAAGTTCATCGCTCTGGAAGACATGGCTGAGGCCGGGTACGGCGACTGGATCGCGGAAGTGGAAGCTTCGGAGTAA
- a CDS encoding response regulator transcription factor: MTRTILIVEDNPGIGELVSMQVKDLDMEPVLVGRGDDGLERFRQGGIDLVVLDLMLPGLDGLSVCREIRAIPGYVPVLMLTAKSTELDRVLGLEMGADDYLTKPFSVAELSARIKALFRRVDALSSRSSEQSEAEEVDVDGLRIDPVRRRVSVHGKEAELTAREFDLLWHFACHRGRVFSRAQLLDAVWGYNHEGYEHTVNTHINRLRNKIETNPAEPLYVQTVWGVGYRFMD, translated from the coding sequence ATGACACGAACAATACTGATTGTTGAAGACAACCCCGGGATAGGTGAGTTGGTTAGTATGCAGGTCAAGGACCTGGATATGGAGCCGGTTCTGGTGGGGCGTGGGGATGATGGCCTTGAGAGGTTTCGTCAGGGTGGTATAGATCTGGTTGTTCTTGATCTGATGCTGCCGGGGCTTGACGGCCTCTCAGTATGCCGGGAAATTCGTGCGATCCCGGGCTATGTTCCAGTGCTCATGCTGACCGCCAAAAGTACAGAGCTGGATCGGGTGCTTGGCCTGGAGATGGGGGCAGATGACTACCTGACCAAGCCTTTCAGCGTGGCTGAGCTTTCCGCCCGGATCAAAGCCTTGTTCCGCCGGGTAGATGCACTTTCTTCTCGCAGTTCCGAGCAGTCAGAAGCTGAAGAGGTGGATGTTGACGGACTCCGGATAGATCCTGTGCGGCGGCGGGTGTCTGTTCATGGCAAGGAAGCAGAGCTTACGGCCCGTGAGTTTGACCTGCTCTGGCATTTTGCCTGCCACCGGGGGCGTGTATTCAGTCGGGCACAGTTGCTGGATGCGGTGTGGGGGTATAACCATGAGGGCTATGAGCACACAGTGAATACTCACATAAACCGCTTGCGCAACAAAATCGAAACCAATCCGGCAGAGCCTCTGTACGTGCAGACGGTCTGGGGTGTTGGTTACCGGTTTATGGACTGA
- a CDS encoding 3'-5' exonuclease, with product MSEHHPVPDAIKHLPWPEQYQALARHTKAPVLKHFYEAGCPSPQTPVSEVPMVALDFETTGLDAEAHSIVSIGLVPFTLDAIQLDQAKHWVVRPRLPLHQTSVTFHGITHADIDEAPDLSEVLEDVFASLNGRIPVVHFRNIERRFLNVALQWRLGEGIRFPVIDTMAIEAHLHPDRHPSFLKSLMGKKSLSIRLADSRTRYGLPHYAAHNALIDAIATAELLQAQILHHFSPQTPVGDLWV from the coding sequence ATGTCTGAGCACCACCCTGTACCCGATGCAATCAAACATCTGCCGTGGCCAGAGCAGTACCAGGCTCTGGCCAGACACACCAAGGCTCCGGTACTGAAGCACTTTTACGAAGCCGGCTGTCCTTCTCCACAAACACCTGTCTCCGAGGTTCCCATGGTGGCGCTCGACTTTGAGACCACCGGCCTCGACGCAGAAGCGCATTCCATAGTCAGCATCGGGCTGGTGCCTTTTACGCTGGATGCCATTCAGCTTGATCAGGCCAAACACTGGGTGGTCCGGCCCCGGCTGCCGTTGCACCAGACATCAGTTACCTTTCACGGCATCACTCACGCCGACATTGATGAAGCTCCGGACCTGTCAGAAGTACTTGAGGATGTGTTTGCCAGCCTGAATGGTCGCATTCCAGTGGTGCACTTCAGGAATATCGAGCGACGTTTCCTGAATGTGGCGCTGCAATGGCGTCTTGGTGAGGGGATTCGTTTTCCGGTGATAGACACCATGGCCATTGAGGCACACCTGCACCCGGACAGGCACCCGTCATTCCTGAAGAGTCTGATGGGGAAAAAGTCTCTATCCATCCGTCTGGCTGACAGCAGAACGCGTTATGGGCTGCCTCACTATGCTGCCCATAACGCCCTGATTGATGCCATTGCTACTGCAGAGTTGCTTCAGGCACAGATACTTCATCACTTCAGCCCGCAAACACCGGTTGGCGACCTGTGGGTTTGA
- a CDS encoding sensor histidine kinase, which translates to MTRPLFQTLYARLALGLFLLLVIVGGLFTVLSLYSVREYSAAVSQELNRDLASNLVSDRNLVTDGQINHSELKRLFDLYMSINPSIEIYLLDNDGRILSYSASPAKIKRKHVSLEPVHRLLENPDAYPLQGDDPRSHDRHKVFSVTQVPDAENPTGYLYVVLRGEEYDFAESMVHSDRLLQMGGGALAISLFVGLLAGLLFFRLLTRRLSRLTARVEAFEAGVKNAEDTDAAGDAGVPGDDVDYLSARFDQMAARIAGQLVLLKDKDHQRRQLVAQVSHDLRTPLASIQGYLETLGMKQQELSPDERRRFLNVALAETLRLSKLVDELFELAALDARERQPFAEPFMPAELLHDVVQKHRPKAEQAGVTLNIVTVQPAMVHADIAMTERVLDNLIGNAVDHSPAGAEVKLSVTADNCGVEICVRDAGEGIGQQDIDHVFDPFYQAPGASRSGHAGLGLAIARRMAELQQGRVSVESQPGEGAEFRFWLPLADSAAKESTEL; encoded by the coding sequence ATGACACGACCTTTGTTCCAGACACTGTATGCGCGCCTGGCCCTTGGCCTGTTTCTGCTGCTGGTCATTGTTGGCGGGCTGTTTACTGTGCTCAGCCTCTACTCCGTACGTGAATACAGTGCAGCCGTGAGCCAGGAACTTAACCGTGATCTGGCCAGTAACCTGGTTTCAGACCGCAACCTGGTCACCGATGGGCAGATCAATCACAGCGAGCTTAAGCGCCTGTTCGATCTGTATATGAGCATCAATCCCAGTATCGAGATATACCTGCTGGATAATGACGGGCGCATTCTTTCCTATTCTGCAAGTCCGGCCAAAATCAAACGTAAGCACGTATCTCTGGAGCCTGTTCACAGGTTACTTGAGAACCCGGATGCCTACCCTCTACAGGGCGATGACCCGCGCAGTCATGACCGTCACAAGGTGTTTTCTGTCACTCAGGTACCTGACGCCGAGAATCCCACGGGTTATCTGTACGTTGTGCTGCGTGGCGAGGAATATGACTTTGCTGAAAGCATGGTACACAGTGATCGCTTGCTGCAGATGGGCGGTGGGGCTCTGGCAATCAGCCTCTTCGTCGGGCTTCTGGCAGGCCTTTTGTTTTTCCGGCTTCTGACACGACGACTGTCGCGGCTTACGGCCCGTGTGGAGGCTTTTGAGGCAGGGGTAAAGAATGCTGAAGACACGGACGCTGCGGGCGATGCTGGTGTTCCCGGTGATGATGTAGATTATCTGTCAGCCCGGTTTGATCAGATGGCAGCCCGCATTGCCGGGCAACTGGTGTTGCTCAAAGATAAAGATCATCAGCGCCGCCAGTTGGTGGCCCAGGTGTCCCATGATTTGCGCACACCGCTGGCGTCGATTCAGGGATATCTGGAAACCCTGGGGATGAAACAGCAGGAGCTGAGCCCTGACGAGCGCCGGCGGTTTCTGAACGTGGCTCTCGCTGAAACCCTTCGGCTCAGCAAGCTGGTCGACGAACTCTTCGAACTGGCTGCCCTGGATGCCCGCGAACGGCAACCTTTTGCAGAGCCGTTCATGCCGGCGGAACTGCTGCACGATGTGGTGCAAAAGCACAGGCCGAAGGCAGAACAGGCAGGTGTTACGCTTAATATCGTCACTGTTCAGCCGGCAATGGTGCATGCAGATATCGCGATGACGGAGCGGGTGCTGGATAACCTGATTGGTAACGCTGTGGATCATTCGCCGGCGGGTGCAGAGGTAAAACTGAGCGTGACAGCAGACAACTGCGGGGTTGAAATCTGCGTTCGGGATGCTGGCGAAGGAATCGGGCAACAGGATATTGATCACGTGTTTGACCCGTTTTATCAGGCGCCGGGTGCCAGCCGCAGTGGGCATGCCGGGCTGGGACTGGCAATCGCGCGCAGGATGGCAGAGTTGCAACAGGGCAGGGTCTCTGTAGAAAGCCAGCCTGGAGAGGGTGCAGAGTTCCGTTTCTGGTTGCCGCTCGCTGATTCAGCGGCAAAAGAATCCACAGAGTTATAG